The DNA window TATATCAACTTATAACGTTTCATaagtatccaattctattcctaaggttcaaccgagatttctagCTTATCGATTCTATCTTCGAATATATCCGCAAAGTCATATttacaattcatacattaatgaAAATCTCGTAATCACAGTTTAGGCAtaatcaaagcatttaacatacattataATGAAATCATCACATTACGAACTTACTTCGTACTCGAAATTGACGAatcggatcgattactcgataattttgcctttcccccaatctaattctagattcctcttttcttgatctatatgtattcaaaattaactcatttaattatataatcattcaattcagtccaaaaacacatatttaagccaatttgcactttggccctaaactttcatattttttacaatttagtccctatttcacaaatacacaaaattcataaaattcaataagacccatgcttggccgaattaccatagtgcccctagcagcccatattttacatttattcacacttttaaccccacattttcatcttttcacaatttaatccctaatttacatttttataaaaaaaatcacattataaaatatgaaaatctaacatcaaatattcatatttcaccattaaacatcaaagaactcataagctcatcaatggaaactatcaaaatctttaacagttttgaaattgaagacatgggctagctagtactagttacaacgatcacaaaaaacatagaaataattaaaaactgaacaaaaatacataccaaataggCAAGAATGAGATTGCCGAATGCTTAAGCACAAAAATAGCTTCCAAATCCCTAACTTTCGGTTGAAAGTGATGAAAGAAAGATGGTAacttaatttgttttattataatcatcattaattaccaatttacttaattaacctttaaaaactttaaaattgcacaaatgccaagccattaAAATTCACTATCAACTCTAATGAgctaattaccatataatgacTTCAACTTTAAAgccctatagctatttaatacctttagctattagaactcaacttttacgctttacaagatttagtcctttttaccgaattaagcattcaaacaataaaatttctttacgaaactttcacctaataattttatcatactgtaaaatttaatataataataaaattaatattttaactttgaatttgtggtcccaaaatcactgttttgatttgacccaaaaacgggctgttacactatGTAACTTTATTGCATTGGAATATCTCCCCTTTTCAATGGATTCTTTTGGAGAAAGGATTAATATTTGTTTAATCCATTAGTAATTAAGGGAAGAATTCAACTcacaagaaaaaaagagaagcaaATATATTCTATACCCGATAAGTATCAACACGCAATAAGGTTGATCCTATTTTTTTATGAATGAACACATCCTTATTTGTTCATCATTCAAATGACTTATTGGTAAGAATTCTCTTTATGAGGTTGATcctatatttctttattttatggcCTTATTCTATCTATGTATAAAATATGAGGCCAATATTATTAACGTCATTATTACGCTTTCAAATCAAAGTGAATTatagtatttaattatttttctttcctttaatgTCTATTTGTGTTCCAAAAGTTCCTTTTCAAAATCCGGGAGAGGAAGATACAATTTGGGTTGACGTATAGTGCGATTGGTCAAATATATGGGGTCATATGGAATTCCCTTATTCTCTCGCCTGATGGAGATGTCCTCTATTTCGCCCAAAAAAGATTGATTGAATTATCAAAAAATTTGTAGCGTGAAGTGTAATGAAGTGCAATTAGAGATCCATTTCATTTTACAGGTGAAagggaatatatatatttatataattataataaaatatataataacctATTCGAGATCCGATCTGAGATCTGACCCAAAATACTTATGATTCAAATAACCTCGGACACTCCATTTGGGAGGGGCATTCAGACTCTATTTTCAAAACTAGGACACCATTTCCCTCTCAATCTTAACCTCCTTTGATACTGTGTATCAACAAAATTTGCTCaataaaatttcaagtcaaaACTTATACAGTTAGCCCAAAATTACACAAATTATAAGTGTAAGCTTGTCTCAGAAGAGCCACCTTATAACTCTTCTTCGACAAGATGGAGTAcaaattgttatataattataataaaatatataataactcAATCCAGGATCCAATTCGAGATCTGACCCGATGGTCCAACCCGGAATACCTGTGATTCAAATAACCTCACACACTACATTTGAGAAGGGGATCAGACTCTATTTTCTGAACCAGGACACCATTTCCCTCTCCATCTTTACCTCCGTTGATATTGTGTATCAATATATATTATcctaaaaaattcaataactttcttCTCCAATCATCTAACaagatcaaaataataattaaaaaagaaaaaaaaagagctcaCTATCACAATAGCATTAACACTAGACATATACTACAGTTTCCTCCATTCGTAACAATTTTCCACCAAAGAAAGTCAATGAAGTAACTATTCAGCAGTAAAAGCAATcgattttttcttcatttctcatAAACCAAATTAACTAATAACCATCTCAATAAACCAAATTTGCACGTATAGAAAGAGGAAATGAATGATATTACCATGAGAACTCCGTTAATCCAGGCCAGAACTTGCTTTTAAAATTGTCCACCATCTTTGCCTGcataaaattgacaaaaaactAAAGAGTTTCAATAAAAGTTACTAAAGCCAGTTCATAGCTAAGAAGCAAATTTTAAAACCTGCAAATTTCGCGCCAATTCCACATCGCACATAACGGTGGTCCCAGCATTGAAGTTCGCCGCACCGACACTGCTACTCGTCGGTTCTTCTTGTTTCTCCAGTTTTTTTACCTCCTCTGTGGCGATCGATACCAATTGGAGTTTCTTCGAAACGACAGTCAGATCGGAATCATGTCATTAGCTTCCTCGACGATCTGCATTATCCGAAATCAACCATAAAAAATAAGAGCTCATTAGAGAGATAAAGAGCGTGAGAGAGAGCCATTCGAACTTTTAGTGATCAGGAGGTGTTAGGATcatcccgattaagcaacaaacaagtaaaaatagcagaagaaattgagaagatgaacacacaaatttaacgtggaaaaacccctccaaagaggataaaaaaccacgggcaaagataattttactataatggcaaaagaatgaagagtacaaaagaagGAGATTAAACTAAAGCCCGAAAatccgaaaaacaaagaaccctcaaaacgtaaacacaaaattctctgaatgtgttatgagttctaatctaacgGATGTgtttttctaagattgtaaaagagcctattaaattagtaagtcaaataaactatactcataaatgctaaatatattatactaataaatactaaatcttctagaaggaaaatatatttttgttcaacttgacttgcaagcaatctcttaaaatttgggtcacacaattctaacaggAGGAATTGAAGTGAGAGAGAAGAGCCGAAACTAAAATAcctgaaattagaaaaaaaaattgtagagataataaataataggaaatgacaaaaataaattttttttgtacagAGAAACAGACTTCAAAACCATCGTCGGTGTCGTAATCGACGGTAAACGTTGAGTCGTCATGGCGAACCAGGAACTTGCGAGCTACCATTTTTCTTTCCTtgttttcttaatataagtttgACAATTCTTTCCAAAAATTTGTTGCTTctgaattatatttataaaataaaaagagagaaagaccTTTGCTGCTTCTTTTTCCAAGAATTTTCTGCTTTCCGctttcttctttcttcctttttccttttcttaatggtctaatctTGATTATTCATCCCTCAACtttacaaaatttaataaattaatccctctattttaatatatttaaatttgatccTCTTACTCTACCAAAAATAATAAGTTTTACAAGCTTCAAAAAAAACAATTCATAAATAGAAAAAATCATTTATTCATCAACTTACATGCAAACGATTTGCACAAATAAATTGACATCTACCATTGCTCCAACAGAATGCACTAGCCGGGAATCGAACCTGGGTCTGTACCGTGGCAGGATACTATTCTACCACTAGACCACTGGTGCTTCGATAATTATgtgttttaacattttatatacttttttgtGCAAAACGCattagatttattttttgaaagatATTTCAGATTGTTATTTGAAACAGATTTTACGAATGTAAATGTGAAATGTAACAAAAGAAGAGATCAATAATGTAATAGATTTAGAGCAACGGATGTGTTGAATTTTCTCGAAAAAGTAAACATTTTGACTTCTCTCCGTTTTAGGGATTGGCGATTTACCCATTCTATAATTTTAGCACTGGACATTCTAAAAATGGGTACTATAGGATTGGGTAAATTCAGTAATAGATGCTTGGTGGCATTCTAACTTTCCTTCTCCTTTCAGGACCTATTCGAAAAAGAATTCAGTACTTCTCAGTCGTGAATATCTGAATAGGGCGAACCGTTCAGTGGATATCTTTGCTTTGGAACAAAACAATTAGAATAGAATTAAGTTCGGCCAACTAAAATGTGTATTatccatatattattcatataGGGAATTCTCCGGTTAAGAAAATCTATCGACCTGAGACGAAGAGAAAGGTCtatctattttatttagttattcaATTAAACCAATAATTCATTATTGGAGCAGATAGCAACAACCATTTCATTCAACAtgcgtatttttttattttccaatggATTTATATCTTTCATTAATGTAAATTTTTTGATGTAGTGAGTAATAGCTCAGGTTGTTCGTTGTTTAAGAGTTCTTGTTTAGGCAATTCATACAatccataatatatataaaaataatgataatttttttataatattattataatataatgaatttttatatttatatttataatattatataatattaataatatattatgttatgattaaattaaaatcaaatttttaatatgaataaaatataaccaaatagaattaaattaaaaaaattaaatagaattattATATTCTTAATTATTAGATTCTATCAACATTAGCTTGAATATTAGATTGAATCTACAAGTAAAGCAGGTAGTAGAAACCTAATACAATAATACTGCTGTTACTAGCAGCATTCAGGTGATAAACAAACAACCTGGTTCATTTTCAGACTATATAACTTGGAAGATTACTAGCTACATATCACAGGCAGAAACACAATACAAAACTGCTTATTTGTTTTGGTTTGGTAATGCAGGCTTCTACTCTCACTCAACCCTTCATTAGTACTCTAACCAAATTGCTTACTAAATCATTGATACAATTTTTCAATAGTTTGAGTTGTTGGACAGTCCATTCATCCAAAACCTCATATTTTGCTGCAGACTTGGCATCCATGGTTTTTTCAGGTTGAAACCTTGCTCCCCTTTGGTGGTGTATTACCAAACTTCCAGTGTAATTGACTAAATCTATCAGGCAAAACATCACCTGCTACCTCATTTATCGGAACCACATCAGAAATTTCTTTCAAATCTTCTGCTGTGAGCTTTACTTTTACTGAATCAATGTTACTATCCAGATTTTTTATCTTTGTTGTTCCTGTGAAAACAAGAATGAAAGAAAGGGTCAAAACTATGGTCCTAGTTCTATTATCTAAACAAGGCATATGCATTGGTACATGGTACAAGGCCatcgaaaagagaaaatagaTGTTGAAAATTATAGAATGTGACTCACCGGGAATCGGTGCTACATCATCCCCTTGATGAAGAACCCAGGCAAGTGCTAATTGTGCAGGGCTACATCCATGCTTCTCAGCCAACTTCTCCACTTTCAAATACAACATCTTGTTTTTGTCCAAGTTTTCTCCTTGAAACCTTGGGAAATATAGCTTAAAAGGTAGAAGTTGGGAGGGTATTAGTTTACTTTCTATACAAAGATTAAGGATAGGTTAAAGCCATAAATAAGTTAGTCCCCACACCAGATGACTATTTGCAGGCACAGTTTCCACCACTCCTTTGCCACCAAAGAAACCGCGACCAAGAGGGCTATAAGGAACAATCCCAATTCCAAGTTCCCTGCATGGATCAACACGACTAGCAAGATTAGAGTTCGAATCTGaagtaaaatttacattttttttaagtttcaatGGTTCAAGATACACGAACGAACCTGCAAAGGGGGACTATTTCATCCTCGATATCACGAGTCCACAGCGACCACTCCGTCTGGAAAGCACTTATAGGATGAACCGCATGTGCTCTCTTTATAGTTTCAGGGCTAGCTTGAGATAAACCTATGTACTTAATTTTCCCCTCTTCCACTAACTTCTTGAGTTCAGACATCTAAAGTCAAAAGGCTCAACCAGTTAAAAGATAGTTTCCCCACAATAAGAAGATGAAAGAAGGAAAATCTAGGACTTGGTATTATGTATTGAACAAATAATCTTATGGTGCTTTCAACTGCAGCACTTACAGTATCCTCTATAGGAGTGTTGGTGTCAACCCTGTGCTGGTAGTAGAGATCTATATAGTCCACATCTAGGCGCTTTAGGCTAGCCTCGATAGAGGCACGGACATATTCAGGTGTACCGTTTATTTTGATACCAGTTGAATCCAGTTTTTCGAAACCGAACTTTGTGGCTAACTGTACCTTCTCTCTTGGTAGCTGCTTCAATGCCTGAAAAAGGAAGATATTGGTTTTACAGGTTCATGAGACAAGAACAATAATAGAAGCTTGGGTAATTGGACTTG is part of the Gossypium hirsutum isolate 1008001.06 chromosome D11, Gossypium_hirsutum_v2.1, whole genome shotgun sequence genome and encodes:
- the LOC107926755 gene encoding probable aldo-keto reductase 1 isoform X4, with product MKKVSKLGFGCMGLTGGYSSPVSEEVGISIIKHAFHRGITFFDTSDIYGSKTNEILVGKALKQLPREKVQLATKFGFEKLDSTGIKINGTPEYVRASIEASLKRLDVDYIDLYYQHRVDTNTPIEDTMSELKKLVEEGKIKYIGLSQASPETIKRAHAVHPISAFQTEWSLWTRDIEDEIVPLCRELGIGIVPYSPLGRGFFGGKGVVETVPANSHLLYFPRFQGENLDKNKMLYLKVEKLAEKHGCSPAQLALAWVLHQGDDVAPIPGTTKIKNLDSNIDSVKVKLTAEDLKEISDVVPINEVAGDVLPDRFSQLHWKFGNTPPKGSKVST
- the LOC107926755 gene encoding probable aldo-keto reductase 1 isoform X3: MKKVSKLGFGCMGLTGGYSSPVSEEVGISIIKHAFHRGITFFDTSDIYGSKTNEILVGKVDMLGQAALKQLPREKVQLATKFGFEKLDSTGIKINGTPEYVRASIEASLKRLDVDYIDLYYQHRVDTNTPIEDTMSELKKLVEEGKIKYIGLSQASPETIKRAHAVHPISAFQTEWSLWTRDIEDEIVPLCRELGIGIVPYSPLGRGFFGGKGVVETVPANSHLLYFPRFQGENLDKNKMLYLKVEKLAEKHGCSPAQLALAWVLHQGDDVAPIPGTTKIKNLDSNIDSVKVKLTAEDLKEISDVVPINEVAGDVLPDRFSQLHWKFGNTPPKGSKVST
- the LOC107926755 gene encoding perakine reductase isoform X1, whose amino-acid sequence is MGEEQQRIQIPRVKLGTQGLEVSKLGFGCMGLTGGYSSPVSEEVGISIIKHAFHRGITFFDTSDIYGSKTNEILVGKVDMLGQAALKQLPREKVQLATKFGFEKLDSTGIKINGTPEYVRASIEASLKRLDVDYIDLYYQHRVDTNTPIEDTMSELKKLVEEGKIKYIGLSQASPETIKRAHAVHPISAFQTEWSLWTRDIEDEIVPLCRELGIGIVPYSPLGRGFFGGKGVVETVPANSHLLYFPRFQGENLDKNKMLYLKVEKLAEKHGCSPAQLALAWVLHQGDDVAPIPGTTKIKNLDSNIDSVKVKLTAEDLKEISDVVPINEVAGDVLPDRFSQLHWKFGNTPPKGSKVST
- the LOC107926755 gene encoding perakine reductase isoform X2, which translates into the protein MGEEQQRIQIPRVKLGTQGLEVSKLGFGCMGLTGGYSSPVSEEVGISIIKHAFHRGITFFDTSDIYGSKTNEILVGKALKQLPREKVQLATKFGFEKLDSTGIKINGTPEYVRASIEASLKRLDVDYIDLYYQHRVDTNTPIEDTMSELKKLVEEGKIKYIGLSQASPETIKRAHAVHPISAFQTEWSLWTRDIEDEIVPLCRELGIGIVPYSPLGRGFFGGKGVVETVPANSHLLYFPRFQGENLDKNKMLYLKVEKLAEKHGCSPAQLALAWVLHQGDDVAPIPGTTKIKNLDSNIDSVKVKLTAEDLKEISDVVPINEVAGDVLPDRFSQLHWKFGNTPPKGSKVST